Proteins from one Pithys albifrons albifrons isolate INPA30051 chromosome 2, PitAlb_v1, whole genome shotgun sequence genomic window:
- the TRIB2 gene encoding tribbles homolog 2, with protein MNIQRSTPITIARYGRPRNKTQDFEELSSIRSIEPSQSFSPNLGSPSPPETPNLSHCVSCIGKYLLLEPLEGDHVFRAVHLHSGEELVCKVFDIGCYQELLAPCFCLPAHKNINQITEIILGETKAYVFFERSYGDMHSFVRTCKKLKEEEAAKLFYQIASAVAHCHDGGLVLRDLKLRKFIFKDEERTRVKLESLEDAYILRGNDDSLSDKHGCPAYVSPEILNTNGSYSGKAADVWSLGVMLYTMLVGRYPFHDIEPSSLFSKIRRGQFNIPETLSPKAKCLIRSILRREPSERLTSQEILDHPWFSTDFNVSNSGYGAKEVSDQLVPDVNMEEDLDPFFN; from the exons ATGAACATACAAAGGTCAACCCCTATCACGATAGCACGATATGGGAGACCGCGGAATAAAACCCAGGATTTTGAAGAGCTCTCGTCCATACGGTCCATCGAGCCAAGCCAGAGTTTTAGTCCGAATCTAGGCTCGCCGAGCCCGCCGGAGACCCCGAACTTGTCGCATTGCGTTTCTTGCATCGGGAAATACTTATTGTTGGAGCCTCTCGAGGGAGACCACGTTTTCCGAGCCGTACATCTGCACAGCGGCGAGGAGCTGGTTTGCAAG GTGTTTGATATTGGCTGCTATCAGGAGTTATTAGCACCATGTTTTTGTCTGCCTGCGCATAAAAATATCAACcaaattactgaaataattcTTGGGGAGACAAAAGCGTATGTGTTCTTTGAAAGGAGCTATGGGGACATGCATTCGTTTGTTCGTACCTGCAAGAAGCTTAAAGAAGAGGAGGCAGCCAAACTCTTCTATCAAATAGCTTCCGCTGTTGCACACTGCCATGATGGTGGACTGGTACTGCGAGATCTCAAGCTGCGAAAGTTTATTTTCAAGGATGAAGAAAG GACTAGAGTGAAATTGGAAAGCCTAGAAGATGCTTATATTTTAAGAGGAAATGATGACTCTCTTTCTGATAAGCATGGATGCCCAGCCTATGTGAGTCCAGAGATCTTGAACACAAATGGCAGCTACTCTGGCAAAGCAGCGGACGTATGGAGTCTAGGTGTCATGCTTTATACCATGCTTGTTGGACGCTATCCTTTCCATGACATTGAGCCTAGTTCCCTCTTCAGCAAGATCCGTCGTGGGCAGTTTAACATTCCAGAAACTCTATCCCCCAAGGCAAAATGCCTCATACGTAGCATACTGCGTCGGGAGCCATCAGAAAGGCTGACTTCACAGGAAATTCTGGACCATCCATGGTTTTCTACAGATTTTAATGTATCGAATTCAGGATATGGTGCTAAGGAAGTATCAGATCAACTGGTGCCTGATGTCAACATGGAAGAAGACTTGGACCCTTTCTTTAACTGA